A single Drosophila miranda strain MSH22 chromosome XR, D.miranda_PacBio2.1, whole genome shotgun sequence DNA region contains:
- the LOC108152876 gene encoding LOW QUALITY PROTEIN: POU domain protein CF1A (The sequence of the model RefSeq protein was modified relative to this genomic sequence to represent the inferred CDS: substituted 1 base at 1 genomic stop codon): MAATSYMTPPSGDLDMALGGGGGGGGYHTSSPRSAADAGEMKYMQHHHHHHAAAAAAASAHHQLPSSPSPNGQGNGGGGGLGGLGPGSGLGSWSALHPDPWSLPTHHTHHHPAAAAVASAADTVKQEMSQHLSQQTRIQQGMASPSPHAAWHAPHAGHYAPTGGSPLQYHHAMNGMLHHPAHAAAAAHHQSVAPLHHALRGESPQLHIHAHHMGGGDRDAISGGEEDTPTSDDLEAFAKQFKQRRIKLGFTQADVGLALGTLYGNVFSQTTICRFEALQLSFKNMCKLKPLLQKWLEEADSTTGSPTSIDKIAAQGRKRKKRTSIEVSVKGALEQHFHKQPKPSAQEISSLADSLQLEKEVVRVWFCNRRQKEKRMTPPNTLGGDMMDGMPPGHMHHGGYHPHHDMHGSPMGTHSHSHSPPMLSPQNMQSASVAAHQLAAHXQSEIQESNSAAAASTPASLNSLSQQQQQQQQQQQQQQQQQQQQQQQQQQQQQVLQHQQQHTPNTPSSSVGSSATMTSQVMSPQSPLGSSSAGNQTSNNNNNSTTNNNNNNNNNNNTEEQVKHHQQQQQQQQQQQQQQQQASSIAAAAAAAMYMDPMRYQHPHHPHPHQHPHLNPAHHPHLFHTSDQLQHTHAQHLQQAAAGVASSGGSSSQLSPGAGSNSGLPLQPPSAASPGSASSVLGGHLNLNAHSAAALHQHHHYQHHHHQQHHHHQQQQQQLHARRLFELSLQFGAAAAPGAVRHFNSFGGAGGAGGE, translated from the coding sequence ATGGCCGCAACATCGTATATGACGCCGCCCAGCGGTGATCTTGACATGGCCctcggcggcggcggcggaggcgGTGGCTATCACACATCTTCGCCCCGCTCGGCCGCCGATGCCGGCGAGATGAAGTACATGCaacaccatcatcatcatcatgcagcagccgcagcggcaGCCAGTGCCCATCACCAGTTGCCCTCCTCCCCGTCGCCCAATGGCCAGGGAAACGGCGGTGGCGGAGGACTGGGCGGATTGGGTCCCGGTTCCGGTCTGGGCTCATGGAGCGCCTTGCATCCCGATCCGTGGTCGTTGCCCACACACCACACGCACCACCATCCCGCCGCCGCAGCTGTGGCCTCGGCAGCGGACACCGTCAAGCAGGAGATGTCCCAGCATCTGTCGCAGCAGACACGCATCCAGCAGGGCATGGCCTCGCCCTCGCCCCATGCCGCCTGGCATGCCCCACACGCCGGCCACTACGCCCCGACTGGCGGCTCCCCGTTGCAGTACCACCACGCAATGAATGGGATGTTGCACCATCCGGCACATGCGGCGGCGGCCGCGCACCACCAGAGTGTGGCGCCACTGCATCATGCACTGAGGGGGGAGTCCCCCCAGCTGCATATCCATGCACATCACATGGGCGGCGGCGATCGGGACGCTATCAGCGGTGGCGAGGAGGACACCCCCACATCCGATGATTTGGAGGCATTCgcaaagcagttcaagcaGCGAAGGATCAAGCTCGGGTTCACACAGGCGGACGTGGGCCTGGCACTGGGCACCCTCTACGGGAACGTCTTCTCCCAGACGACCATCTGCCGCTTCGAGGCGCTGCAGCTGAGCTTCAAGAACATGTGCAAGCTGAAgccgctgctgcagaagtGGCTGGAGGAGGCAGACTCCACAACGGGATCGCCCACATCCATTGACAAGATCGCCGCCCAGGGGCGGAAGCGCAAGAAACGCACCAGCATCGAGGTGAGCGTGAAGGGTGCCCTCGAGCAGCATTTCCACAAGCAGCCGAAGCCATCGGCACAGGAGATCTCCTCGCTGGCGGACTCGCTGCAGCTGGAGAAGGAGGTGGTCCGCGTGTGGTTCTGCAATCGCCGGCAAAAGGAGAAGCGGATGACGCCACCCAATACCCTCGGTGGGGATATGATGGACGGAATGCCGCCGGGGCACATGCACCATGGAGGCTACCACCCACACCACGATATGCACGGCAGCCCCATGGGCACCCATTCGCACTCGCACAGCCCCCCGATGCTCAGTCCCCAGAATATGCAATCGGCGTCGGTAGCCGCTCACCAGTTGGCGGCTCACTAGCAATCAGAAATCCAGGAGTCGAACTCAGCTGCAGCTGCGTCCACTCCTGCATCCCTTAATAGTCTtagccaacagcaacaacaacagcaacagcagcaacagcagcagcaacagcagcagcagcaacaacagcagcagcagcagcaacagcagcaagtgttgcaacatcagcagcagcatacaCCGAACACACCGTCGTCGAGTGTGGGATCATCGGCAACGATGACCAGCCAGGTAATGTCGCCGCAGAGTCCGCTGGGCAGCTCCTCCGCTGGCAATCAGACtagcaacaataacaacaacagcaccaccaacaacaataataataataacaacaacaacaacacggAGGAGCAGGTGAAAcaccaccaacaacagcagcagcagcaacaacagcagcagcaacagcaacaacaggccTCCAGCATAGCAGCCGCTGCAGCAGCCGCCATGTACATGGATCCCATGCGCTACCAGCATCCGCATCATCCCCATCCGCACCAGCATCCGCACCTGAATCCCGCCCACCATCCGCATCTGTTCCATACGAGCGACCAGCTGCAGCATACCCATGCCCAGCACTTGCAACAGGCGGCCGCAGGCGTCGCCTCCTCGGGAGGCAGCAGTTCCCAGCTCTCCCCCGGAGCCGGCAGCAACAGTGGCCTGCCGCTGCAGCCGCCGAGTGCGGCATCGCCAGGCTCCGCCTCGAGTGTCCTAGGGGGGCATCTCAATCTGAATGCCCATTCGGCGGCGGCGTTGCATCAGCACCACCACTACCAGCAccaccatcaccagcagcaccaccaccaccagcagcagcagcagcagctgcacgCACGCCGCCTCTTCGAGCTGAGCCTCCAGTTTGGGGCCGCCGCAGCGCCCGGTGCAGTGCGTCACTTCAATAGCTTTGGTGGTGCTGGCGGCGCCGGTGGGGAATAG